A genomic region of Verrucomicrobiia bacterium contains the following coding sequences:
- the ybeY gene encoding rRNA maturation RNase YbeY: protein MSASLLIRNQQRARPVDVRQLRRATEVLLQEMLSLSNYDLAIHLVGSARMAALNWQHLQHEGPTDVITFGYADGGKVLHGELFICIDVAVEQARQFRTTWQDELMRYVIHGILHLQGYDDMEPAKRRIMKRAENRLLKQLPAEQAPHKLRRSP, encoded by the coding sequence GTGAGCGCAAGTCTCCTCATCCGCAATCAACAACGCGCCAGGCCCGTCGACGTGCGTCAACTGCGGCGCGCGACGGAAGTCCTGCTGCAGGAAATGTTGTCGCTCTCCAATTATGATCTTGCGATTCATCTCGTGGGATCAGCCCGCATGGCCGCGCTGAATTGGCAACACCTGCAGCACGAGGGCCCGACGGATGTCATCACGTTCGGCTATGCCGATGGCGGCAAAGTCCTGCATGGCGAGCTGTTCATCTGCATCGATGTCGCCGTTGAGCAGGCGCGGCAATTCCGCACAACGTGGCAAGATGAACTCATGCGGTATGTGATCCACGGCATCCTGCACCTTCAGGGTTACGATGACATGGAGCCCGCGAAGCGGCGGATCATGAAACGGGCGGAAAACCGGCTCTTGAAACAGTTGCCGGCAGAACAAGCCCCCCACAAACTTCGCCGCAGCCCATGA
- the recO gene encoding DNA repair protein RecO, giving the protein MIERAQGIILRTRPFTETSVIVDWLTPELGRISTVAKGARRAKSPFRGKVDLFYEAAFSFTRSRRSELHTLAEVILLQTHPGLRRELGYVQQASYASALIVQTTEKESPVPEIHELFHGFLATLPKRPPQPRNIFAFELKLLALLGLQPDLAEARLSPETQNLTGILTNESWETIAELKPAATHVKQLHGFLHGFLIYHLEKIPKGRSDLLS; this is encoded by the coding sequence ATGATAGAACGCGCCCAGGGAATCATCCTGCGCACGCGTCCGTTTACCGAAACGAGCGTGATCGTCGATTGGTTGACGCCGGAACTTGGACGGATCAGCACCGTGGCAAAGGGAGCCCGCCGGGCGAAGTCACCATTCCGCGGGAAAGTCGATCTTTTTTATGAGGCGGCGTTCAGTTTCACCCGCAGCCGGCGCTCGGAACTCCACACGCTGGCAGAGGTCATTCTCTTGCAAACCCATCCCGGCCTGCGACGCGAACTTGGCTACGTTCAGCAGGCCAGTTATGCCTCGGCGCTGATCGTTCAAACGACGGAGAAGGAAAGCCCGGTGCCGGAGATTCATGAGCTTTTCCACGGTTTTCTCGCGACATTGCCAAAGCGGCCGCCCCAGCCACGGAATATTTTTGCATTCGAACTGAAACTGCTGGCCTTGCTGGGATTGCAGCCCGATCTCGCTGAAGCGCGGCTAAGTCCTGAGACGCAGAATCTGACCGGGATCCTGACGAACGAGAGCTGGGAGACAATCGCGGAACTCAAACCCGCGGCCACGCACGTGAAGCAGCTCCACGGTTTTCTTCACGGTTTCCTGATTTATCACCTGGAGAAGATCCCGAAGGGACGAAGCGACCTGCTCAGCTGA